A single region of the Drosophila takahashii strain IR98-3 E-12201 chromosome 2R, DtakHiC1v2, whole genome shotgun sequence genome encodes:
- the nvy gene encoding protein CBFA2T3 — translation MMALDGKAIIKEEITDKDAYDAAAAAAAAVAAGAALAVATAAAVQVPPASSSSAGSASAAAAAATNNTTSAAATAAAISRRLKASSSSSGGDKSSSSSSSSKDSSHTSSSRSDRDRERERERERDRLCRSPPDSPPDSSRSLAPRSPHSPLQLHQRPQRNASVSPVVNGSSSGGVGSSGTSPTPGSQHAASLAAAAAAAAAAHVEQARLVSKMRKFLGALVQFSQELGQPEVSERVRALVLSLCCGSISVEEFRLALQEAINLPLRPYVVPLLKNSISLVQREVLALARATNQSALQYVTNNEQAVMEFAPHGVASATEFGDIFIQLEAPTSNGSSAVFKRRSSDSMMEHGGHNGLQEWSEYMASGGAGYPPPPSKRLTLHPAHSVVAYGDYGVSSAEGLPSAAVFMQRDERDLRMSEAQARHAAPPQRAANPQPNPLPNPNAAGAPGAPGGAGGEEEWKNIHTMLNCISAMVDKTKRAITILQQRGIEPQLPNSGQEVTPAAMAELRRQTEEKVAEFKRNAEDAVTQVKRQAVIEIQRAVVAAETRAAEIMTQERLRMEKFFMEMSRHSSGERDLDNKSPSMASAQNGSNLQQQCWNCGRKATETCSGCNMARYCSASCQYRDWDSHHQVCGNSRASELSAKHLHSASSLRSAMATRSPPTPNSAAHLQAAAVAAAAAAGAREAVSAPVGGGPGSGVSAGGSSVPSGGGGGGGAGGGGGGGGASAAAVAAATPGALVANGLGSK, via the exons ATG ATGGCGCTCGACGGCAAGGCGATAATTAAGGAGGAGATTACCGACAAGGACGCTTACGACgccgcagcggcggcggcagcagcggtgGCAGCGGGAGCCGCCCTGGCGGTGGCCACCGCAGCAGCTGTCCAGGTGCCGCCCGCGTCCTCATCCTCGGCGGGATCAGCGTCAGCGGCAGCTGCCGCGGCCACCAACAACACAACATCGGCGGCAGCCACAGCGGCAGCAATTAGTCGTCGGCTTAAAG ccagcagcagcagcagcggtggAGATaagagctcctcctcctcgtcgagcAGCAAGGACAGCAGCCACACATCCAGCAGCAGGAGCGACAGGGACAGGGAGAGGGAGCGGGAAAGGGAGCGGGATCGCTTGTGCCGCTCGCCGCCGGACTCTCCGCCGGACAGCTCCCGCAGCCTGGCCCCCCGCTCGCCCCACTCCCCGCTGCAATTGCACCAGCGACCCCAGCGCAATGCCAGCGTTTCGCCAGTGGTCAATGGCTCCTCCTCCGGCGGCGTGGGATCCTCGGGAACTTCACCCACTCCGGGGAGTCAGCATGCCGCCTCCCTGGccgcagccgccgccgccgcagcagccGCCCATGTGGAGCAGGCCCGCTTGGTCTCCAAGATGCGCAAGTTCCTGGGCGCCCTCGTCCAGTTTTCGCAGGAACTGGGACAACCGGAAGTGAGCGAGAGGGTGCGCGCCCTGGTGCTCTCCCTCTGCTGCGGCAGCATTTCCGTGGAGGAATTCCGGCTGGCCCTGCAAGAGGCCATTAACCTCCCACTCCGACCATATGTGGTTCCCCTGCTGAAGAACAGCATTTCCCTGGTCCAACGGGAGGTTCTGGCCCTGGCCAGGGCCACCAATCAGTCGGCTCTGCAGTATGTGACCAACAACGAGCAGGCGGTGATGGAGTTCGCACCCCATGGCGTGGCCAGTGCCACCGAGTTCGGTGACATATTCATTCAGCTGGAGGCGCCCACATCGAATGGGAGTAGCGCGGTCTTCAAACGCCGCTCCTCGGACTCCATGATGGAGCACGGCGGCCACAACGGGCTGCAGGAGTGGAGCGAGTACATGGCCAGCGGGGGAGCGGGCTATCCGCCGCCGCCCAGCAAACGCCTGACCCTGCATCCCGCCCACTCGGTGGTGGCCTACGGGGACTACGGCGTCTCGTCGGCGGAGGGACTTCCCTCGGCGGCGGTCTTCATGCAGCGCGACGAGCGGGATCTGCGGATGAGCGAGGCGCAGGCCAGGCACGCAGCTCCCCCACAAAGAGCCGCCAATCCCCAGCCGAATCCCCTGCCCAATCCCAATGCAGCCGGTGCTCCGGGAGCTCCGGGCGGGGCGGGTGGCGAGGAGGAGTGGAAGAACATCCACACCATGCTCAACTGCATCTCCGCGATGGTGGACAAGACGAAGCGGGCCATCACGATCCTCCAGCAGCGGGGCATCGAGCCGCAGCTGCCCAACAGCGGCCAGGAGGTCACGCCGGCGGCCATGGCGGAACTGCGTCGGCAGACGGAGGAGAAGGTCGCCGAGTTCAAGCGGAATGCCGAGGATGCCGTCACACAG GTCAAACGCCAAGCTGTCATCGAAATCCAAAGGGCAGTGGTGGCTGCCGAAACTCGGGCGGCAGAGATCATGACCCAGGAACGCCTGCGCATGGAGAAGTTCTTCATGGAGATGAGTCGTCATTCCAGCGGAGAACGGGATCTGGACAACAAGTCGCCGTCAATGGCCAGTGCCCAGAAT GGAAGCAATCTGCAGCAGCAGTGCTGGAACTGCGGTCGCAAGGCCACGGAAACTTGTTCCGGCTGCAACATGGCACGCTATTGCAGCGCCTCGTGTCAATACAGAGATTGGGACAGTCACCATCAG GTGTGCGGCAATTCGCGGGCCAGTGAGCTGAGCGCCAAGCACCTCCATTCGGCCAGCAGTCTACGCAGTGCGATGGCCACCAGGTCGCCACCCACGCCCAATTCAGCGGCCCATCTGCAGGCGGCGGCAgtggctgcggctgctgctgcgggcGCCCGTGAAGCGGTCAGTGCTCCAGTTGGAGGAGGTCCGGGATCAGGAGTATCTGCCGGCGGAAGCAGTGTCCCCTCCGGTGGAGGAGGGGGTGGAGGAgcaggcggcggaggaggaggtggaggcgcCTCGGCTGCCGCTGTGGCCGCTGCCACTCCAGGTGCTTTGGTGGCCAACGGGTTGGGCTCCAAATGA
- the LOC108064697 gene encoding uncharacterized protein produces the protein MSKRNWQRNKCSVHLPRSEFVEIQPMMSEEGPSSSGSGSGPQMTVETLSPVPEMPPHTLKENTTANKVNETVTSDIFPRDPRLRVRESSTTVSEWDESLLPSSKPNNKENKDHHKNRSRHLTGTTPKPKLDGMGEGWRGLSQDASLYKNHNIPMQPSKNSSDDDLTDRTNGAIKKKSQKPTGKTLKRSHSSNLQIEDDKPRGSGNATLLNNPDFKIKTENQPSHSVGSNLSSDDLVYHQNLDNKIFVKTVMPKFFSNFQISNSKDVMHKDSKSLQTQLIAPQTSDEDFLFLENQDNKLVVETLMPQMMQRAPKWTEKEDMPSTSKDGKAVKENVWHKDNLCEVSLQEIMNPAAPPSCVEKWRSIEAICMRLRGIEVPGNVGLLEETPTFEELFEVLSIEDPAMCVPKRKTNRRVKK, from the exons ATG tcgAAGAGGAACTGGCAGCGGAACAAGTGCTCAGTCCACCTGCCCAGGAGCGAGTTTGTAGAAATACAGCCCATGATGTCCGAAGAAGGTCCATCTTCCTCCGGATCCGGATCCGGACCCCAAATGACTGTGGAGACTCTTTCTCCAGTACCAGAAATGCCTCCTCACACTTTGAAGGAAAATACCACAGCTAATAAGGTAAATGAGACTGTGACGAGTGACATTTTTCCACGAGACCCTCGGCTACGTGTTAGGGAAAGTTCTACAACGGTTTCGGAGTGGGATGAGAGCCTACTGCCCTCCAGCAAACCTAACAACAAGGAGAACAAGGATCATCACAAAAACAGGAGTCGCCACTTGACTGGAACAACCCCAAAGCCAAAGCTTGACGGGATGGGAGAGGGCTGGAGAGGACTCTCCCAAGATGCATCCCTTTACAAAAATCATAATATCCCCATGCAACCTAGTAAGAACTCAAGCGATGACGATTTGACTGATCGTACAAATGGagcgattaaaaaaaagagccaaaaGCCCACTGGGAAAACTCTGAAAAGGAGTCACTCTTCCAATCTCCAGATCGAGGACGATAAACCTCGTGGATCAGGAAATGCCACTTTGCTGAACAATCCAGATTTCAAGATAAAAACGGAAAACCAGCCAAGTCATTCTGTGGGGAGCAATTTGAGCTCGGATGATCTTGTTTATCATCAGAACCTCGACAATAAGATTTTCGTGAAGACAGTGATGCCCAAGTTTTTTTCCAACTTCCAAATTTCAAACAGTAAGGATGTAATGCACAAGGATTCGAAGAGTCTGCAGACCCAATTGATTGCTCCGCAGACCAGCGACGAGGACTTTCTGTTTTTAGAGAACCAGGATAATAAGCTTGTTGTGGAAACACTGATGCCCCAAATGATGCAGCGGGCTCCCAAGTGGACGGAAAAAGAGGATATGCCCAGTACAAGTAAGGATGGTAAGGCTGTGAAAGAGAACGTTTGGCACAAGGACAACCTGTGCGAGGTATccttgcaagaaatcatgaacCCAGCTGCTCCTCCGAGCTGCGTGGAAAAATGGCGGAGCATCGAGGCGATCTGCATGCGTCTGAGGGGCATCGAAGTGCCGGGAAACGTGGGTCTCCTGGAGGAGACCCCAACCTTCGAGGAGCTCTTTGAAGTGCTCAGCATTGAGGATCCCGCGATGTGTGTTCCTAAACGCAAGACGAACCGCAGGGTTAAGAAATAG
- the LOC108064744 gene encoding sphingomyelin phosphodiesterase isoform X2 has product MTQQQPPGKCWLILGLLAVLSLSDVAALPFLFTNLRPQINWTQPEMQRWVIEEQPRSIQPHLEPMLHPNRTHRTLPSDSSDSEFLQRLVDIRHNQTASSGRMLWYDVAGGDGLVYPPFVDKALKLLNLKQVAFEIENSVMSKVTCTACRAGAGMLQHQIQSGKTDAELIRMITDYCTNLNIQSARVCQGVAQLFGSELIYVLKRVNLSPDELCSFVIGDGCADVYNPYHEWEVIFPPVPKPPRLADLPIPMEAAPFFKVLHISDTHYDPHYAEGSNADCNEPLCCRLSSGRPATPNAAAGKWGDYRKCDTPKRTVDHMLSHIAETHKDIDYILWTGDLPPHDVWNQTKEENLAIIKDTVKQMVEMFPGIPIFPALGNHESAPVNSFPPPYVNQVDISISWLYDELDVQWRRWLPQSVTHTVRRGAFYSVLVRPGFRIISLNMNYCNNKNWWLLLNSTDPATELQWFIYELQSAEFSNEKVHVIGHIPPGHSDCLKVWSRNFYKIISRYESTVTAQFYGHTHYDEFEMFYDPHDLNHPNGIAYIGPSVSPYYDLNPGYRIYYVDGDHDATTRLVIDHESWIMNLKEANLYGYPIWYKLYTARAAYNMKALRPSDWNNLLNELTNNQELFELYYKYYWKNSPARPTCDAECKKRLICDCRSGRSHDRKHFCAEVESKIDEESSKSWKSWFYKGLTNSYSLLSSITYLPKYLLGYR; this is encoded by the exons ATGACACAGCAACAGCCGCCGGGTAAATGCTGGCTCATCCTGGGCCTTCTGGCAGTTCTATCCCTATCAGATG TTGCAGCCCTGCCCTTTCTGTTTACGAACCTCAGGCCGCAGATAAACTGGACGCAGCCGGAAATGCAGCGTTGGGTGATTGAGGAGCAGCCGCGCAGCATTCAGCCGCATCTGGAACCCATGCTCCACCCGAATCGCACTCATCGCACTCTACCCTCGGATAGCTCGGACTCCGAGTTCCTCCAGAGACTGGTGGACATCCGGCACAATCAGACGGCCAGCTCGGGCCGAATGCTGTGGTACGATGTGGCCGGAGGCGATGGCCTCGTCTATCCACCCTTTGTGGACAAGGCTTTGAAGTTGCTGAACCTCAAGCAGGTGGCCTTCGAGATCGAGAACAGTGTGATGTCCAAGGTGACCTGCACCGCCTGCCGAGCGGGAGCCGGAATGCTGCAGCATCAGATTCAATCGGGAAAGACGGATGCGGAGCTCATTCGCATGATCACGGACTACTGCACCAATCTGAATATCCAGAGTGCCCGGGTTTGCCAGGGAGTCGCCCAGCTCTTTGGCAGCGAGTTGATATACGTATTGAAGCGGGTCAATCTCAGTCCCGATGAACTGTGCAGCTTTGTGATTGGCGACGGTTGTGCGGATGTCTACAATCCGTATCATGAGTGGGAGGTGATTTTCCCCCCGGTGCCGAAGCCTCCTCGTCTCGCCGATCTCCCGATTCCCATGGAGGCGGCTCCCTTCTTCAAGGTCCTGCACATCTCCGATACCCACTATGATCCCCACTATGCGGAGGGTTCCAATGCGGATTGCAATGAGCCACTCTGCTGTCGACTGAGCAGCGGTCGCCCTGCCACCCCGAATGCAGCGGCTGGAAAGTGGGGGGACTACCGGAAGTGTGACACCCCCAAGAGGACGGTGGATCACATGCTCTCGCACATCGCGGAGACGCACAAGGACATCGACTACATCCTGTGGACGGGCGATCTGCCGCCGCATGACGTGTGGAACCAGACGAAGGAGGAGAACCTGGCCATTATCAAGGACACCGTGAAGCAGATGGTGGAAATGTTTCCGGGCATTCCCATCTTTCCGGCTCTGGGCAACCACGAAAGTGCCCCGGTGAACAGCTTTCCCCCGCCCTACGTGAATCAGGTGGATATATCCATTAGCTGGCTGTACGACGAACTGGATGTCCAGTGGCGGCGGTGGTTGccccaaagtgtgacccacaCGGTGCGACGGGGAGCCTTCTACTCGGTGCTGGTTCGCCCCGGTTTCAGGATCATCTCGCTGAACATGAACTactgcaacaacaagaacTGGTGGCTGCTACTCAATTCCACAGATCCAGCTACAGAACTTCAGTG GTTCATCTACGAGCTTCAGAGTGCCGAGTTCTCCAACGAAAAGGTGCACGTCATAGGCCATATACCACCGGGACATTCCGACTGCCTGAAAGTCTGGTCGCGCAACTTTTACAAGATCATCTCGCGTTACGAGAGCACAGTGACCGCCCAGTTCTATGGACACACGCACTACGATGAGTTTGAGATGTTCTACGATCCTCATGATCTAA ATCATCCCAATGGCATTGCGTACATAGGACCCTCTGTTTCGCCCTACTACGATCTGAATCCCGGCTATCGGATCTACTACGTGGACGGTGATCATGATGCGACTACGCGACTGGTCATCGACCATGAGTCCTGGATAATGAATCTCAAGGAGGCCAATCTGTATGGCTACCCCATTTGGTATAAGCTCTATACGGCACGAGCAGCCTACAACATGAAGGCCCTGCGTCCCAGCGATTGGAACAATCTGCTCAACGAGCTGACCAACAATCAGGAGCTTTTCGAGCTGTACTACAA ATATTACTGGAAAAACTCGCCGGCGCGTCCCACCTGCGATGCCGAGTGCAAAAAGCGACTCATCTGCGACTGCCGCAGTGGGCGATCCCACGATCGAAAGCACTTTTGTGCCGAGGTCGAGTCCAAGATCGACGAGGAGTCGTCCAAGTCCTGGAAGTCCTGGTTCTACAAGGGATTGACCAACTC CTATAGCCTGCTGTCCTCCATCACCTACCTGCCCAAATACCTGCTGGGATATCGCTGA
- the LOC108064744 gene encoding sphingomyelin phosphodiesterase isoform X1, whose product MTQQQPPGKCWLILGLLAVLSLSDVAALPFLFTNLRPQINWTQPEMQRWVIEEQPRSIQPHLEPMLHPNRTHRTLPSDSSDSEFLQRLVDIRHNQTASSGRMLWYDVAGGDGLVYPPFVDKALKLLNLKQVAFEIENSVMSKVTCTACRAGAGMLQHQIQSGKTDAELIRMITDYCTNLNIQSARVCQGVAQLFGSELIYVLKRVNLSPDELCSFVIGDGCADVYNPYHEWEVIFPPVPKPPRLADLPIPMEAAPFFKVLHISDTHYDPHYAEGSNADCNEPLCCRLSSGRPATPNAAAGKWGDYRKCDTPKRTVDHMLSHIAETHKDIDYILWTGDLPPHDVWNQTKEENLAIIKDTVKQMVEMFPGIPIFPALGNHESAPVNSFPPPYVNQVDISISWLYDELDVQWRRWLPQSVTHTVRRGAFYSVLVRPGFRIISLNMNYCNNKNWWLLLNSTDPATELQWFIYELQSAEFSNEKVHVIGHIPPGHSDCLKVWSRNFYKIISRYESTVTAQFYGHTHYDEFEMFYDPHDLNHPNGIAYIGPSVSPYYDLNPGYRIYYVDGDHDATTRLVIDHESWIMNLKEANLYGYPIWYKLYTARAAYNMKALRPSDWNNLLNELTNNQELFELYYKYYWKNSPARPTCDAECKKRLICDCRSGRSHDRKHFCAEVESKIDEESSKSWKSWFYKGLTNSAEDRTEEPVTSADGYGPLDVVIVNVGG is encoded by the exons ATGACACAGCAACAGCCGCCGGGTAAATGCTGGCTCATCCTGGGCCTTCTGGCAGTTCTATCCCTATCAGATG TTGCAGCCCTGCCCTTTCTGTTTACGAACCTCAGGCCGCAGATAAACTGGACGCAGCCGGAAATGCAGCGTTGGGTGATTGAGGAGCAGCCGCGCAGCATTCAGCCGCATCTGGAACCCATGCTCCACCCGAATCGCACTCATCGCACTCTACCCTCGGATAGCTCGGACTCCGAGTTCCTCCAGAGACTGGTGGACATCCGGCACAATCAGACGGCCAGCTCGGGCCGAATGCTGTGGTACGATGTGGCCGGAGGCGATGGCCTCGTCTATCCACCCTTTGTGGACAAGGCTTTGAAGTTGCTGAACCTCAAGCAGGTGGCCTTCGAGATCGAGAACAGTGTGATGTCCAAGGTGACCTGCACCGCCTGCCGAGCGGGAGCCGGAATGCTGCAGCATCAGATTCAATCGGGAAAGACGGATGCGGAGCTCATTCGCATGATCACGGACTACTGCACCAATCTGAATATCCAGAGTGCCCGGGTTTGCCAGGGAGTCGCCCAGCTCTTTGGCAGCGAGTTGATATACGTATTGAAGCGGGTCAATCTCAGTCCCGATGAACTGTGCAGCTTTGTGATTGGCGACGGTTGTGCGGATGTCTACAATCCGTATCATGAGTGGGAGGTGATTTTCCCCCCGGTGCCGAAGCCTCCTCGTCTCGCCGATCTCCCGATTCCCATGGAGGCGGCTCCCTTCTTCAAGGTCCTGCACATCTCCGATACCCACTATGATCCCCACTATGCGGAGGGTTCCAATGCGGATTGCAATGAGCCACTCTGCTGTCGACTGAGCAGCGGTCGCCCTGCCACCCCGAATGCAGCGGCTGGAAAGTGGGGGGACTACCGGAAGTGTGACACCCCCAAGAGGACGGTGGATCACATGCTCTCGCACATCGCGGAGACGCACAAGGACATCGACTACATCCTGTGGACGGGCGATCTGCCGCCGCATGACGTGTGGAACCAGACGAAGGAGGAGAACCTGGCCATTATCAAGGACACCGTGAAGCAGATGGTGGAAATGTTTCCGGGCATTCCCATCTTTCCGGCTCTGGGCAACCACGAAAGTGCCCCGGTGAACAGCTTTCCCCCGCCCTACGTGAATCAGGTGGATATATCCATTAGCTGGCTGTACGACGAACTGGATGTCCAGTGGCGGCGGTGGTTGccccaaagtgtgacccacaCGGTGCGACGGGGAGCCTTCTACTCGGTGCTGGTTCGCCCCGGTTTCAGGATCATCTCGCTGAACATGAACTactgcaacaacaagaacTGGTGGCTGCTACTCAATTCCACAGATCCAGCTACAGAACTTCAGTG GTTCATCTACGAGCTTCAGAGTGCCGAGTTCTCCAACGAAAAGGTGCACGTCATAGGCCATATACCACCGGGACATTCCGACTGCCTGAAAGTCTGGTCGCGCAACTTTTACAAGATCATCTCGCGTTACGAGAGCACAGTGACCGCCCAGTTCTATGGACACACGCACTACGATGAGTTTGAGATGTTCTACGATCCTCATGATCTAA ATCATCCCAATGGCATTGCGTACATAGGACCCTCTGTTTCGCCCTACTACGATCTGAATCCCGGCTATCGGATCTACTACGTGGACGGTGATCATGATGCGACTACGCGACTGGTCATCGACCATGAGTCCTGGATAATGAATCTCAAGGAGGCCAATCTGTATGGCTACCCCATTTGGTATAAGCTCTATACGGCACGAGCAGCCTACAACATGAAGGCCCTGCGTCCCAGCGATTGGAACAATCTGCTCAACGAGCTGACCAACAATCAGGAGCTTTTCGAGCTGTACTACAA ATATTACTGGAAAAACTCGCCGGCGCGTCCCACCTGCGATGCCGAGTGCAAAAAGCGACTCATCTGCGACTGCCGCAGTGGGCGATCCCACGATCGAAAGCACTTTTGTGCCGAGGTCGAGTCCAAGATCGACGAGGAGTCGTCCAAGTCCTGGAAGTCCTGGTTCTACAAGGGATTGACCAACTC CGCTGAGGATCGAACAGAAGAGCCGGTGACAAGCGCCGATGGTTATGGCCCTCTCGATGTGGTGATTGTTAACGTTGGTGGTTAA
- the LOC108064745 gene encoding gastrin/cholecystokinin type B receptor, whose protein sequence is MALLHYTFDQLDLYLKWAFTHYGEATPSTALQPVPGVVVGDLSQLNGFKRNAFSAVVGTLFVLAFSGNLGTLYVNTRRKLRPFFRACLISLACSDLVSSVFCTISYMAQFQAEYLQLWTIGGFMCNFVPFITTTSVLSGSLTLVAIALDRYLAIMRPVLGFWNPDIRFSSLCMLLIWACSIGASGPLLGIYEYKRICLLGVENDSSEESAEVPTAVPEELVITQLEMVHMCLAGDHDVGLYYVILFTLIFLPCIVSFVWLNAVIARQLWLRRHYHQEQQVQEQEPKEGQFKAMSSGGDLLMPSTLVSAMGVALPFALEKSPQLPAKSPRKDPEKRTTAAALAREARHRRMVVVVLLMMAVFICLRLPAWVFLIMRLYGSYSEPIDWLLYFSFGILNLFSCALNPIFYTFLTQTIRTVSLVKQKVRGFLGCGPSKVQDAMPTDQMDRSRCCCGLRPPTFTWRCYPTRDMAGTTVIRDVDPADQQPDPSSLRRFLSLKGEVFTIYKQCDDSSSASIESSA, encoded by the exons TCTCAGCCAGCTGAATGGCTTCAAGCGGAACGCCTTCTCCGCCGTGGTGGGCACTCTATTTGTCCTGGCCTTCTCCGGGAATCTGGGCACCCTCTATGTCAACACGCGCCGAAAGCTGCGACCCTTCTTCAGAGCCTGCCTCATATCACTGGCCTGCAGTGATCTCGTCTCCAGTGTCTTCTGCACTATCTCTTATATGGCCCAGTTCCAGGCGGAGTACCTCCAGCTTTGG ACAATTGGCGGCTTCATGTGCAACTTTGTGCCGTTCATAACGACCACCTCGGTGCTTTCCGGCAGTTTGACCCTGGTGGCCATTGCCCTGGATCGCTACTTGGCTATTATGCGACCCGTGCTGGGATTCTGGAATCCGGACATTCGCTTCAGCAGCCTGTGCATGCTGCTCATCTGGGCCTGTTCGATTGGCGCCTCTGGACCGCTTCTTGGGATCTACGAGTACAAGAGAATCTGTCTGCTGGGTGTGGAAAATGACTCTTCCGAGGAAAGCGCGGAAGTGCCAACGGCTGTGCCCGAGGAACTGGTGATCACTCAATTGGAAATGGTCCACATGTGCCTGGCCGGAGAC CACGATGTCGGACTCTACTACGTCATACTGTTCACCCTGATTTTTCTGCCCTGCATAGTGTCCTTCGTGTGGTTGAATGCGGTGATAGCGAGGCAACTGTGGCTGCGGAGGCACTACCACCAGGAGCAGCAggtgcaggagcaggagccaaAGGAGGGTCAGTTCAAGGCGATGTCGAGTGGGGGGGATCTCCTGATGCCCTCCACTTTGGTCAGTGCCATGGGTGTGGCCTTGCCCTTTGCCTTGGAGAAGTCACCGCAGCTGCCGGCGAAGAGTCCTCGGAAGGATCCGGAGAAGAGGACCACGGCGGCTGCGTTGGCCAGGGAGGCCAGGCATCGCaggatggtggtggtggtgctcctGATGATGGCGGTCTTTATCTGCCTCCGACTGCCCGCCTGGGTCTTCCTAATCATGCGACTGTATGGATCCTACTCCGAACCCATTGACTGGCTGCTGTACTTCAGTTTCGGCATACTAAACCTGTTTAGCTGTGCGTTAAATCCCATTTTCTACACCTTCCTAACACAAACCATAAGGACTGTATCGCTGGTGAAGCAAAAGGTGCGGGGATTCCTGGGCTGTGGTCCGAGTAAAGTTCAGGATGCCATGCCCACGGATCAGATGGACAGAAGCCGGTGCTGCTGCGGCCTCCGACCCCCGACTTTCACTTGGAGATGTTATCCCACCCGGGATATGGCAGGCACCACTGTTATCCGGGATGTGGACCCAGCGGATCAACAGCCGGATCCCAGTAGCCTACGGCGATTCCTCAGCCTGAAGGGGGAGGTGTTCACCATTTACAAGCAGTGCGATGACTCGTCGAGTGCGTCAATCGAGTCCTCCGCCTGA